In Betta splendens chromosome 19, fBetSpl5.4, whole genome shotgun sequence, the following proteins share a genomic window:
- the wipi1 gene encoding WD repeat domain phosphoinositide-interacting protein 1 isoform X2 has protein sequence MESQDAPEGPGLHRAFICASFNQDITSLSVGTKTGYWLFSVTAVDKLDCIHEGVECPDVYIVERLFSSSLVVVVSLSMPRRMNVYHFKKGTEICNYSYSNNILSVRLNRQRLVVCLEESIYIHNIKDMKLLKTLLNTPTNPSGLCALSVNQGNSYLAYPGSSTIGEITVYDANNLSTVTLIQAHDSPLAALTFNASGTKLASASEKGTVIRVFSIPEGQRLFEFRRGMKRYVSISSLSFSADAQFLCASSNTETVHIFKLEQHSPSHEEESPTWSQYVGKMFTAASTYLPTQVSDMMHQDRAFATVRLNMFGLKNICALATIQKLPRLLVASSDGYLYIYNVDPQDGGECVLVQKHRMFDSGDEQVEQREEEKSEEVSPQPASQSYAATVALPSTPPSSTTLMGYSEDGGAQKGEVIPEHEFAEGPVCLDDENEFPPVGKHSN, from the exons CTCTCTGTCAGTGGGAACCAAAACTGGCTACTGGCTTTTCTCAGTCACTGCTGTGGATAAACTGGACTGCATCCATGAAGGAG TTGAGTGTCCCGATGTCTATATAGTGGAGCGACTTTTCTCCAGTagtctggtggtggtggtcagTCTGTCCATGCCTCGCCGCATGAACGTCTACCACTTCAAGAAGGGCACAGAGATTTGTAACTACAGCTACTCCAACAACATCCTCTCTGTCAGGCTCAACAGACAG CGGCTGGTCGTGTGCCTGGAGGAGTCCATCTACATTCACAATATAAAAGACATGAAACTCCTCAAGACCCTGCTCAACACACCCACCAACCCCTCAG GTCTCTGCGCCCTCTCTGTCAACCAGGGTAACTCCTACCTCGCGTACCCTGGCAGCTCCACCATCGGAGAGATCACAGTTTACGATGCCAATAACCTG AGCACTGTGACGCTCATCCAAGCCCATGACAGTCCCCTGGCAGCCCTCACCTTCAATGCCTCTGGCACAAAGCTGGCCAGCGCTTCAGAGAAG GGCACTGTTATTAGGGTCTTCAGCATTCCTGAAGGACAGAGACTGTTTGAATTTCGGCGAGGGATGAAAAG ATATGTTAGCATCAGTTCATTGTCCTTTAGTGCAGATGCACAGTTCCTGTGCGCCTCCAGCAACACTGAAACGGTCCACATCTTCAAACTGGAGCAGCACAGCCCCAG TCACGAGGAGGAATCTCCCACATGGTCCCAGTATGTGGGGAAAATGTTCACAGCAGCCAGCACCTACTTGCCCACCCAGGTGTCAGACATGATGCATCAGGACAGAGCCTTCGCCACCGTGCGACTCAACATGTTTGGCTTGAAGAACATCTGTGCCCTGGCTAC GATTCAGAAGCTCCCCCGACTCCTGGTGGCTTCCTCCGACGGGTATCTTTACATCTACAATGTGGATCCACAGGATGGAGGCGAGTGTGTCCTTGTTCAAAAACACAG GATGTTTGACTCTGGTGACGAGCAGGTGGAACAAAGGGAAGAGGAGAAATCGGAAGAAGTCTCTCCCCAACCAGCCAGTCAATCATATGCTGCCACTGTGGCTCTTCCTTCAACACCACCTTCCTCCACCACTCTCATGG GCTACTCTGAGGATGGTGGAGCCCAGAAGGGCGAAGTCATCCCTGAGCACGAATTTGCTGAAGGCCCCGTTTGCTTGGATGACGAGAACGAGTTTCCTCCAGTCGGCAAACACAGTAACTGA
- the wipi1 gene encoding WD repeat domain phosphoinositide-interacting protein 1 isoform X1, whose product MESQDAPEGPGLHRAFICASFNQDITSLSVGTKTGYWLFSVTAVDKLDCIHEGVECPDVYIVERLFSSSLVVVVSLSMPRRMNVYHFKKGTEICNYSYSNNILSVRLNRQRLVVCLEESIYIHNIKDMKLLKTLLNTPTNPSGLCALSVNQGNSYLAYPGSSTIGEITVYDANNLSTVTLIQAHDSPLAALTFNASGTKLASASEKGTVIRVFSIPEGQRLFEFRRGMKRYVSISSLSFSADAQFLCASSNTETVHIFKLEQHSPSHEEESPTWSQYVGKMFTAASTYLPTQVSDMMHQDRAFATVRLNMFGLKNICALATIQKLPRLLVASSDGYLYIYNVDPQDGGECVLVQKHRMFDSGDEQVEQREEEKSEEVSPQPASQSYAATVALPSTPPSSTTLMGMIPLYISTRNFVHCLCDDVPDCRGPWTVAVRFLSIQQHSFPKPRAAGFLSYQMFADWC is encoded by the exons CTCTCTGTCAGTGGGAACCAAAACTGGCTACTGGCTTTTCTCAGTCACTGCTGTGGATAAACTGGACTGCATCCATGAAGGAG TTGAGTGTCCCGATGTCTATATAGTGGAGCGACTTTTCTCCAGTagtctggtggtggtggtcagTCTGTCCATGCCTCGCCGCATGAACGTCTACCACTTCAAGAAGGGCACAGAGATTTGTAACTACAGCTACTCCAACAACATCCTCTCTGTCAGGCTCAACAGACAG CGGCTGGTCGTGTGCCTGGAGGAGTCCATCTACATTCACAATATAAAAGACATGAAACTCCTCAAGACCCTGCTCAACACACCCACCAACCCCTCAG GTCTCTGCGCCCTCTCTGTCAACCAGGGTAACTCCTACCTCGCGTACCCTGGCAGCTCCACCATCGGAGAGATCACAGTTTACGATGCCAATAACCTG AGCACTGTGACGCTCATCCAAGCCCATGACAGTCCCCTGGCAGCCCTCACCTTCAATGCCTCTGGCACAAAGCTGGCCAGCGCTTCAGAGAAG GGCACTGTTATTAGGGTCTTCAGCATTCCTGAAGGACAGAGACTGTTTGAATTTCGGCGAGGGATGAAAAG ATATGTTAGCATCAGTTCATTGTCCTTTAGTGCAGATGCACAGTTCCTGTGCGCCTCCAGCAACACTGAAACGGTCCACATCTTCAAACTGGAGCAGCACAGCCCCAG TCACGAGGAGGAATCTCCCACATGGTCCCAGTATGTGGGGAAAATGTTCACAGCAGCCAGCACCTACTTGCCCACCCAGGTGTCAGACATGATGCATCAGGACAGAGCCTTCGCCACCGTGCGACTCAACATGTTTGGCTTGAAGAACATCTGTGCCCTGGCTAC GATTCAGAAGCTCCCCCGACTCCTGGTGGCTTCCTCCGACGGGTATCTTTACATCTACAATGTGGATCCACAGGATGGAGGCGAGTGTGTCCTTGTTCAAAAACACAG GATGTTTGACTCTGGTGACGAGCAGGTGGAACAAAGGGAAGAGGAGAAATCGGAAGAAGTCTCTCCCCAACCAGCCAGTCAATCATATGCTGCCACTGTGGCTCTTCCTTCAACACCACCTTCCTCCACCACTCTCATGGGTATGATTCCTCTCTACATAAGCACTAGGAACTTCGTACATTGTCTGTGTGATGATGTGCCTGACTGCAGAGGACCCTGGACTGTAGCAGTTAGATTCCTAAGTATACAGCAACATTCCTTTCCCAAACCTCGAGCAGCTGGTTTCCTTAGTTACCAGATGTTTGCAGACTGGTGTTAA